One genomic segment of Chitinophaga sancti includes these proteins:
- a CDS encoding AraC family transcriptional regulator — MEDTRGMLDKIRHHDKLAIALNENCAIQLPEDVMAILVKPHRLSFYYFQYIVKGSATFVADLQQFTVGDGGLVYGLPNQVFTKLPYDKNMHQYALSFDESTLMLLPGSYPFLVNPYNANTISFDETAQQRVKNLLAGLFQLLHAPGKQKKSEVILAHLHAVLTEFNTAYFERYERKEVNTGSKLSKYIAFKLAVETNLSEQHDVQGIADRLALTSSTLYGIVKEFAGVSPKEWITNRLMLEAQRKLQYSKLSVKELAYELGFTDPRYFSRVFKKSTGKSVSAYLSELQDLSHN, encoded by the coding sequence ATGGAAGATACGAGGGGCATGTTGGACAAAATCAGGCATCACGATAAATTGGCTATCGCGTTGAATGAAAACTGTGCTATCCAACTACCGGAGGATGTGATGGCGATTTTGGTAAAACCTCACAGGCTCTCCTTTTACTATTTTCAATATATAGTGAAGGGGTCCGCCACATTTGTGGCTGACCTGCAACAATTTACCGTTGGGGATGGTGGACTGGTCTACGGTTTGCCTAATCAGGTTTTTACCAAATTGCCTTATGATAAAAATATGCATCAATATGCGCTGTCTTTTGATGAAAGCACGCTGATGCTGTTGCCAGGTTCTTATCCGTTCCTTGTCAATCCTTATAACGCCAATACTATCTCTTTTGACGAGACTGCTCAGCAACGGGTAAAGAATCTTCTTGCCGGGCTATTTCAGCTTTTGCACGCGCCCGGCAAACAGAAAAAGTCTGAAGTGATCCTCGCACATTTGCATGCAGTACTGACTGAGTTTAATACCGCCTATTTTGAGCGGTATGAACGTAAGGAGGTGAATACAGGATCCAAACTATCAAAGTACATCGCCTTTAAATTGGCTGTAGAAACGAACCTTTCTGAGCAGCATGATGTGCAGGGTATTGCGGACAGACTCGCATTAACTTCAAGCACCTTATATGGTATTGTAAAGGAATTTGCAGGCGTTTCACCAAAAGAGTGGATCACAAACCGGCTTATGCTGGAAGCCCAGCGGAAATTACAATATTCAAAGTTATCAGTGAAGGAACTGGCTTATGAGCTGGGCTTTACTGACCCCCGTTATTTCTCCCGTGTTTTCAAAAAAAGTACAGGCAAGAGTGTAAGCGCCTATCTGTCCGAATTACAGGATTTGTCCCACAATTAA
- a CDS encoding TetR/AcrR family transcriptional regulator, which yields MKKAEATRINILQKAFELIYVKGYKATSVDDIIATTQVTKGAFYYHFKNKDEMGVAIINELMKPALTSSFIAPLEKEGSALDAIYNLMYHLLMKDEFMKVEYGCPVANLASEMCPWNEDFNNVLNEVTEQWTKLMIATVERGKKSGTIRKDVNAKQVTMFVMSGYWGVRNFGKLANSRSPYTLYLKQLKYYLDTLKA from the coding sequence ATGAAAAAGGCGGAGGCAACAAGGATTAATATTTTACAGAAAGCATTTGAGTTAATTTATGTGAAAGGGTATAAGGCAACCAGTGTTGATGATATTATAGCAACTACCCAGGTAACAAAAGGCGCCTTTTATTACCATTTCAAAAATAAAGACGAAATGGGAGTGGCAATTATCAATGAACTGATGAAACCTGCGCTAACGAGTAGTTTTATAGCACCTTTGGAAAAAGAAGGATCAGCACTGGATGCTATCTATAACCTGATGTATCATTTGCTGATGAAGGATGAGTTTATGAAAGTAGAGTATGGTTGTCCTGTGGCTAACCTGGCTAGTGAAATGTGCCCCTGGAATGAGGATTTTAACAATGTATTGAATGAAGTGACAGAACAATGGACAAAGTTGATGATCGCTACTGTTGAGAGAGGAAAGAAAAGCGGGACGATACGGAAGGATGTGAATGCAAAACAGGTGACGATGTTTGTAATGTCTGGTTATTGGGGGGTGCGTAACTTTGGGAAGCTGGCAAATAGCAGGAGTCCGTATACGCTATATCTTAAGCAGCTCAAATACTACCTGGACACATTGAAGGCATAA
- a CDS encoding DUF3817 domain-containing protein, giving the protein MLQLFKTPIGRLRIIGFFEGISLLIFVFIAVPLKYWGGQPAMVKTMGPIHGLLFTLFVVTTLSVGVTYKWKFSRVSWKVLVACIIPFGTFYVDKYILAPQANNENR; this is encoded by the coding sequence ATGTTACAACTTTTCAAAACGCCCATCGGACGCCTGAGGATCATTGGATTTTTCGAAGGCATTTCCCTGCTGATTTTCGTGTTTATTGCTGTGCCATTAAAGTATTGGGGTGGGCAGCCTGCCATGGTAAAGACAATGGGCCCTATTCATGGTTTGCTTTTTACCTTATTCGTCGTTACTACACTCAGCGTAGGTGTGACGTATAAATGGAAGTTCTCCAGGGTTTCGTGGAAGGTGTTAGTTGCCTGTATTATACCATTCGGAACTTTTTATGTTGATAAATACATACTTGCGCCACAAGCCAATAATGAAAACAGGTAA
- a CDS encoding SDR family oxidoreductase has product MKSALITGANKGIGFEVAKILAQKGVFVYLGSRDPENGQAAVEKLNAEGLTNISAIQLDVTSQASVDAARKAISALDVLVNNAGISGVLAQSALETAAEQYQKVYDTNVFGVVRVTQAFIDLLKISPEPRIVNVSTAMASLSAAADIYNSNYPKRYVVYQSSKSALNMYTVSLAYELRNTAFKVNAVCPGYTQTDFTGHQGTSTPEEAGQRIAKYALIGHEGPTGQFFSEEYYPAPANCPW; this is encoded by the coding sequence ATGAAATCAGCATTAATAACAGGCGCTAACAAAGGTATTGGCTTTGAAGTAGCAAAAATACTTGCGCAAAAAGGTGTCTTTGTTTATTTGGGTAGCCGTGATCCTGAAAACGGCCAGGCGGCAGTTGAAAAACTGAATGCCGAAGGTTTGACTAATATTTCAGCAATACAATTGGATGTGACCAGCCAGGCATCTGTGGATGCAGCAAGAAAAGCAATCAGTGCTTTAGATGTCCTGGTCAACAATGCAGGCATTTCTGGTGTATTAGCGCAATCGGCATTGGAGACGGCTGCAGAGCAGTATCAGAAAGTATATGATACCAATGTATTTGGTGTAGTAAGGGTGACACAGGCTTTCATTGATTTATTAAAAATCTCCCCAGAGCCTCGTATTGTAAATGTAAGCACGGCTATGGCTTCGCTTTCTGCGGCAGCGGATATTTACAATAGCAATTATCCTAAGCGATATGTAGTATATCAGTCTTCCAAGTCAGCGTTGAATATGTACACGGTGAGCCTGGCGTATGAGTTGCGGAATACCGCGTTTAAAGTAAATGCTGTTTGTCCTGGGTATACGCAAACTGATTTTACGGGGCATCAGGGTACCAGTACACCTGAAGAAGCAGGACAAAGGATTGCTAAATATGCGTTAATAGGGCATGAGGGTCCGACAGGGCAATTTTTCAGTGAGGAATATTATCCGGCACCGGCTAATTGTCCATGGTAA
- a CDS encoding glycoside hydrolase family 2 protein, whose product MKTNYCLLYLGILLFHGLFLKKSLAQTAKLPTQWTKAAMAAAVPFPEYPRPQLGRKEWMCLNGKWDYIGGKQVASALNPVKPIAFSDKAEKILVPYCPESVLSGIERNQEINMWYRRTFEIPASWKGKQIILNFDAVDHDATLFVNGEKAGVHAGGYSSFHFNITKYLKAGTNTIVVAAHDPNDGRTPSGKNGPRGDYTFTSGIWQSVWLEPVSEHYIKSIRLLPDLVNNRLQVFVDADPAHVKAVALNGTDVVSESSGRSGTLLYVPIKESILWSPDDPFLYDLKITLTDNKGNITDEVSSYFGMRDIKLGKVNGVIRPLLNNKFVMQVGLLDQGYWPDGILTAPTEEALRSDISFTKKAGFNLIRKHMKTEPKRFYYWADKLGLLVWQDMPAIWYQHEDTARNRSVFRKELVDMMDDLYNSPSIITWVPFNENWGAFDVKEMTDWVKKLDPSRLVNGNSGFNNNPGYQEAAGDPGNGDFVDTHIYVGPYGASVPDDKRAASLGEFGGVGLFVRGHMWPVENNAYAYEPTKERLTDSYILLMDQVEQLMRYKGLSVAIYTQTTDVEHEVNGMLTYDREVEKMDVKRIKEVNEAVIRAGNELKTGK is encoded by the coding sequence ATGAAAACAAACTACTGCCTGCTTTACCTGGGCATCCTATTATTCCACGGACTATTCTTAAAAAAGTCTTTAGCCCAAACCGCCAAACTACCCACCCAATGGACGAAAGCTGCGATGGCAGCAGCGGTGCCTTTTCCTGAATACCCACGTCCACAGTTAGGGCGAAAGGAATGGATGTGTTTGAATGGGAAATGGGATTATATAGGAGGTAAACAGGTGGCGAGTGCATTGAACCCTGTTAAACCGATTGCTTTTAGTGATAAAGCGGAAAAGATATTGGTGCCTTACTGTCCGGAATCTGTGCTGTCAGGCATCGAGCGGAATCAGGAGATTAATATGTGGTACCGCCGCACTTTTGAAATTCCTGCTTCATGGAAAGGGAAGCAAATCATACTCAACTTTGATGCAGTGGATCATGACGCGACCTTATTTGTCAATGGAGAAAAAGCCGGGGTGCATGCTGGTGGTTATAGTTCCTTTCATTTCAACATTACAAAATATCTAAAAGCTGGTACCAACACGATTGTCGTTGCGGCACATGACCCTAACGATGGCAGAACACCTTCCGGTAAAAACGGTCCACGGGGCGATTATACCTTTACATCAGGTATCTGGCAAAGTGTATGGCTGGAACCAGTCAGCGAGCATTATATTAAAAGTATCCGGCTATTACCTGACCTTGTCAACAACAGGCTCCAGGTATTTGTGGATGCAGATCCGGCACATGTAAAGGCTGTTGCATTGAATGGTACTGACGTGGTGTCTGAAAGTTCAGGGCGCTCCGGTACGCTACTATATGTACCAATAAAAGAATCTATATTATGGTCGCCCGATGATCCGTTTTTATATGATCTGAAAATAACCCTGACAGACAATAAAGGAAATATCACAGATGAAGTGAGCAGTTATTTTGGTATGCGTGATATAAAACTGGGTAAAGTAAATGGAGTGATAAGACCATTGCTCAATAATAAATTTGTGATGCAGGTTGGCTTACTGGATCAGGGTTATTGGCCGGATGGTATTTTGACAGCACCTACAGAAGAAGCGTTAAGATCTGATATCTCGTTTACAAAAAAAGCTGGTTTCAATTTAATCAGGAAACATATGAAGACTGAGCCTAAGCGATTTTACTATTGGGCAGACAAGCTCGGTTTATTAGTTTGGCAGGATATGCCGGCAATCTGGTATCAGCATGAAGATACGGCCAGGAATAGAAGCGTTTTCCGGAAGGAATTAGTAGATATGATGGATGATCTTTACAACTCCCCTTCTATTATTACCTGGGTACCGTTCAATGAAAACTGGGGAGCATTTGATGTAAAAGAAATGACTGATTGGGTGAAGAAGCTGGATCCTTCAAGGTTGGTAAATGGTAATTCAGGTTTTAATAATAACCCTGGGTACCAGGAGGCAGCAGGCGATCCGGGCAATGGAGATTTTGTAGATACACATATTTACGTGGGGCCATATGGGGCTTCTGTACCGGATGATAAGCGGGCAGCTTCGTTGGGTGAGTTTGGAGGTGTTGGCTTGTTTGTACGGGGGCATATGTGGCCGGTGGAGAATAATGCATATGCTTATGAACCGACTAAGGAGCGATTAACGGATAGTTATATACTTTTGATGGACCAGGTGGAGCAATTGATGAGGTATAAAGGATTGAGTGTAGCGATATATACGCAGACAACGGATGTGGAGCATGAGGTGAATGGGATGTTGACTTATGACAGGGAGGTGGAGAAAATGGATGTTAAGAGGATAAAGGAGGTGAATGAAGCGGT
- a CDS encoding beta-ketoacyl-ACP synthase III, whose amino-acid sequence MRKEIRATISALGGYVPSNILTNEFLSTIVDTSDEWIKQRTGIKERRIAIAEDEATSDLAASAIRNLLDTYQVKPEEIEAVILATATPDHLLSPASSLVCKKSGLSNAFGFDLNGACSGFLFGLTMGASLIESGRYRKVIVVGADKMSSIVDYKDRNSCILFGDGAGAVLLEPTTEDYGVMDSVLRTDGAGNDALLVPAGGSRLPATNETIENRAHYIKQHGALVFKNAVESMATASGEALDLNDLDANEIDWVIPHQANMRIIQAVSDRLNIPLEKVKINIERYGNTTSATVPLVLWDFAEDFEPGQNLLITTFGAGFSWGATCLRWGQLIAKREQFEYALPESVTI is encoded by the coding sequence ATGAGAAAGGAGATCAGAGCTACCATCAGCGCACTAGGAGGCTATGTACCCTCGAATATTTTGACAAATGAGTTTTTATCGACAATCGTAGATACTTCCGACGAATGGATCAAACAGCGCACAGGTATTAAAGAAAGACGTATTGCAATCGCAGAAGATGAAGCTACTTCAGATCTGGCAGCATCTGCCATCAGAAACTTACTGGATACCTACCAGGTAAAACCAGAAGAGATTGAGGCAGTCATTCTGGCCACTGCTACTCCGGACCATCTATTGTCGCCAGCCAGTAGCCTTGTATGTAAAAAGAGCGGACTTAGCAATGCTTTCGGTTTTGACCTGAATGGGGCCTGCAGTGGTTTCCTGTTTGGTCTGACTATGGGGGCCAGTTTGATCGAAAGTGGCAGGTACCGGAAAGTCATTGTGGTTGGGGCAGATAAAATGAGCTCTATTGTTGATTATAAGGACAGAAACAGCTGTATTCTCTTTGGAGATGGTGCAGGAGCAGTTTTGCTCGAACCTACTACTGAAGACTACGGGGTAATGGATAGTGTACTGAGAACTGATGGCGCAGGAAATGACGCGCTGCTGGTACCAGCTGGTGGTTCAAGACTGCCTGCTACGAATGAAACTATAGAGAACAGAGCGCACTATATCAAACAACATGGGGCACTGGTATTTAAGAATGCGGTAGAATCCATGGCTACAGCCTCTGGTGAAGCCCTGGATCTTAATGACCTGGATGCAAACGAAATTGACTGGGTCATTCCACACCAGGCAAATATGAGAATCATCCAGGCTGTGAGCGACAGACTCAATATCCCACTTGAAAAAGTAAAGATCAATATAGAAAGATACGGGAATACAACTTCGGCAACAGTACCATTAGTATTGTGGGATTTTGCAGAAGATTTTGAACCAGGTCAGAATTTGCTGATCACTACATTTGGGGCAGGATTTTCATGGGGAGCTACCTGTTTGAGGTGGGGGCAGTTAATCGCCAAAAGGGAACAATTTGAATATGCGTTACCCGAAAGCGTAACAATATAA